TAGGCCCCTAGACCTTATCAAATTGAGGGGTTTGGCCGATTATCAATTCGGGCGCGGCGCGGGCGCGGCCCTGTTCCCAGAGGAAGGGGTGGAGCTGGTTCGATCCAAGGCCACGGGCCGGATAAGGACCATCTATAGGCATGGCGCCCTATTGGCGACCCTGAGGCCCAGTGACGGCTTCTTGGCTTTAACCGAAGAGGGCGCCAAGGCGATAATCGAGCGCCTGAGTCCCCCGCCGAATAGGGTGATCGTCAGGGGGGATGTGGGCGATTTCATAAGGGAGGGGCGAAGCGTTTTCGCGAAGCACGTCGTTGATGCCGACCCGGAGCTCAGGCCGGGGGAGGAAGCGATCGTTTTAGACGAGGCGGGGGAGCTGCTGGGGGTCGGGAGGGCCCTCATGAGCGCGGCTGAGATGCTAAGCGCTTCGAGAGGCGTGGCCGTGAGGATCAGGAGGGGTGTGCCAAAAGGCGGGGGAGGGCCCCAGCAAGCTTAAGAGGGCGGGCTTTAAGGCGAGTGCCGATAGAGCGGACCCGGGATCGCGGGGCGGCTCCGATTGTATAATCAAATGGGCAGGAAGATCTTCAGGAGCCTCGTCGGCCTCGAGGAGGCTAGGGCCATCCTCCTCGAGCATTTCAACCCGTCTCCGATCGGCGAGGAGGAGGTCGCCCTCGAGGATGCCCATGGTGCGATATTGGCAGAGGACATATATTCCGGCATAGATGTCCCGAGCTTCCCCCGCGCCGCCGTGGATGGCTTCGCCGTAATCGCTCAAGACACATTCGGGGCCGATGAGGATAAGCCCAAGGCTTTGAGGATAATCGGCTCAATAAAAGCGGGCGAGGAGCCCAAGCTCGAGATAGAGCCTGGCTCAGCAGCCGAGATAGCTACCGGCGCCCCTATGCCCAGCGGGGCCAACGCCGTGGTCATGGTGGAATATACGCAGGCCAAGGGGGATGAGTTGTTCGTCTTCAAGGCCGTTTCCCCAGGCGAGAACGTGACCCCCATGGGCAACGACATCATGGCCGGGGAGCTCGTCCTGAGGAGGGGCCAGAGGATCGCCTCCAAGGAGGTGGGAGTTCTGGCCGCGATAGGGAGGCGGAGGGTCAGGGTTTTCAAGAAGCCCAAGGTGGCGATAATATCGACTGGCGATGAGCTGGCCGAGCCCGGCGAGGCGCTGGGATTCGGGAAGATATACGACGTGAACTCCTTCTCCTTGAGCTATGCCGTCTTGGAGAACGGGGGTTCGCCTTTGCGCCTCGGGGTCGTTGGGGATGATCCGAGGGAGATCGAGGAGGCCCTGAAGGACGCCCTCCGAAGGGCCGACGTGGTCATAACCTCCGGCAGCACATCGGCCGGATCCGGGGACGTCATCTACAGCTTACTCGATGGTCTGGGGAGGCCTGGCCTTCTGGTGCATGGGCTAAAGGTTAAGCCCGGGAAGCCGGCCGCGATAGCCGTGGCCAACGGGAAGCCCATATTCGGCCTGCCTGGATATCCGACATCGGCCATGATCATATTCACGGCATTAGTGGCCCCCATAATCAGATCCATGGCCGGCTTGGGCGGCAAGGCCGAGGGCGTACGCCAAAGGGCTAAGGTGGCGAGGAGGATCGCCTCCGCCAAGGGGAGAGCGGAGTTCCTACCGGTCCACTTGATTAGGTCCGAATCCGGGGAGGCCTTGGTATATCCGATCCTGAAAGGTTCAGGGGCGATAACCTCCTTCTCGATGGCGGATGGGTTCTTGGAGATCCCCGATGATCAGGAGTTCTTGGAGGAGGGTGATGAGGTCGAGGTCGAGCTCTTCGGAAGGGATTACAAGCCCGCCGATTTGGTCTTCATAGGGAGCCACTGCATTGGGGTCGACATCCTGCTCGCGATCGTTCGAAAGCGGAATCCCAACCTGATTGCGAAGGTGATAAACTTGGGCTCCTTGGGGGGGATCCAAGCCGTAAGGGATGGGGGAGCCG
This region of Candidatus Bathyarchaeia archaeon genomic DNA includes:
- a CDS encoding PUA domain-containing protein: MPNISLRMGSVERERARPLDLIKLRGLADYQFGRGAGAALFPEEGVELVRSKATGRIRTIYRHGALLATLRPSDGFLALTEEGAKAIIERLSPPPNRVIVRGDVGDFIREGRSVFAKHVVDADPELRPGEEAIVLDEAGELLGVGRALMSAAEMLSASRGVAVRIRRGVPKGGGGPQQA
- a CDS encoding molybdopterin biosynthesis protein, encoding MYNQMGRKIFRSLVGLEEARAILLEHFNPSPIGEEEVALEDAHGAILAEDIYSGIDVPSFPRAAVDGFAVIAQDTFGADEDKPKALRIIGSIKAGEEPKLEIEPGSAAEIATGAPMPSGANAVVMVEYTQAKGDELFVFKAVSPGENVTPMGNDIMAGELVLRRGQRIASKEVGVLAAIGRRRVRVFKKPKVAIISTGDELAEPGEALGFGKIYDVNSFSLSYAVLENGGSPLRLGVVGDDPREIEEALKDALRRADVVITSGSTSAGSGDVIYSLLDGLGRPGLLVHGLKVKPGKPAAIAVANGKPIFGLPGYPTSAMIIFTALVAPIIRSMAGLGGKAEGVRQRAKVARRIASAKGRAEFLPVHLIRSESGEALVYPILKGSGAITSFSMADGFLEIPDDQEFLEEGDEVEVELFGRDYKPADLVFIGSHCIGVDILLAIVRKRNPNLIAKVINLGSLGGIQAVRDGGADIAGIHLLDKGTMRYNIPFLERYGLVGRAILVRGYRRQQGLIVEKGNPHGIRGFEDVIHKGLKFVNRNAGSGTRLLIESWIKDLSERVGIDVETLRARVKGWSFEVNTHSAVASAVARGMADVGVGIRPAAEAHGLDFIPLAEEEYDFLIPASRIEKDSVKEFLSALRSDDFKRELGAKLPGFLITEDTGRRIL